One Cupriavidus taiwanensis DNA window includes the following coding sequences:
- the fdhF gene encoding formate dehydrogenase subunit alpha: protein MNALTRAERALVESAEPAVTFTLNGREVSAQPGESLLKVAQREGFDVPHLCYKDGLEPAGNCRACMVEIQGERVLAPSCCRYPAAGMQVQTESERARRAQRTVLELLQSDMPETDYTRHNELDQWAARLEVGKPRFAPRERVAADLSHPAIAVNLDACIQCTRCLRACRDEQVNDVIGLALRGDDARIVFDMDDPMGASTCVACGECVQACPTGALMPARDAALAVPDKQVESVCPYCGVGCQLTYNVKDNRILFVEGRDGPANHQRLCVKGRYGFDYVQHPQRLTVPLVRRDGVPKHGDFVMDPDHVMDVFREATWEEALALAGGKLAQIRDTHGKRALAGFGSAKGSNEEAYLFQKLVRTGFGSNNVDHCTRLCHASSVAALLEGIGSGAVSNPVMDVDKAEVVIVIGANPTVNHPVAASWIKNAVKNGTRLIVADPRRSDLARFAWRFLQFKPDADVALLNAMMHVIVNEGLVDRDFIDSRTIGFDELQRNVAAYSPELMAPICGIDAETIREVARAYATSKASMILWGMGVSQHVHGTDNARCLIALALMTGQIGRPGTGLHPLRGQNNVQGASDAGLIPMMYPDYRRVDDPLAIASFEALWGMPLDRQPGLTVVEVMQAIERGEVRGMYIMGENPAMSDPDAEHAREALASLDHLVVQDIFLTETAYLADVVLPASAFPEKTGTFTNTDRTVQLGRQALDPPGQARQDLWIIQQMAAQLGLDWHYTGVADVFDEMRLAMPSIGGVTWERLEREHAVTYPCKEEGDPGEPVIFTDSFPTATGRGRFVPADIIPAAERPDADYPMVLITGRQLEHWHTGSMTRRAGVLDAIEPDPVALVHPLDLDALGGKPGDVVTLSSRRGEVTLYARADAGTPRGAVFVPFCYYEAAINKLTNAALDPFGKIPEFKYCAIRMTAGGAAPVQSSYGGGQILEPASA, encoded by the coding sequence ATGAATGCACTGACCCGCGCCGAACGCGCGCTAGTCGAATCCGCCGAGCCGGCCGTCACCTTCACCCTCAATGGCCGCGAGGTAAGCGCGCAGCCCGGCGAAAGCCTGCTGAAAGTGGCGCAGCGCGAAGGCTTCGACGTGCCGCACCTGTGCTACAAGGACGGCCTCGAGCCCGCCGGCAACTGCCGCGCCTGCATGGTCGAGATCCAGGGCGAGCGCGTGCTGGCCCCGTCCTGCTGCCGCTATCCGGCCGCCGGCATGCAGGTGCAGACCGAATCCGAGCGCGCCCGCCGCGCCCAGCGCACCGTGCTGGAACTGCTGCAGTCGGACATGCCGGAGACCGACTACACCCGCCACAACGAACTGGACCAATGGGCGGCCAGGCTGGAGGTCGGCAAGCCCCGCTTCGCGCCGCGCGAACGCGTGGCGGCAGACCTGTCGCACCCGGCGATCGCGGTCAACCTGGATGCCTGCATCCAGTGCACCCGCTGCCTGCGCGCGTGCCGCGACGAACAGGTCAACGACGTGATCGGGCTGGCGCTGCGCGGCGACGACGCCCGCATCGTGTTCGACATGGACGACCCGATGGGCGCCTCCACCTGCGTCGCCTGCGGCGAATGCGTGCAGGCGTGCCCGACCGGCGCGCTGATGCCCGCGCGCGATGCCGCGCTGGCGGTGCCCGACAAGCAGGTGGAATCGGTGTGCCCGTACTGCGGCGTCGGCTGCCAGCTGACCTACAACGTCAAGGACAACCGCATCCTGTTCGTGGAAGGGCGCGATGGCCCGGCCAATCACCAGCGCCTTTGCGTGAAGGGCCGGTATGGCTTTGACTACGTCCAGCATCCGCAGCGGCTGACGGTGCCGCTGGTGCGCCGCGACGGCGTGCCGAAGCACGGCGATTTCGTCATGGACCCGGACCACGTGATGGACGTGTTCCGCGAAGCCACCTGGGAAGAGGCGCTGGCGCTGGCCGGCGGCAAGCTCGCGCAGATCCGCGACACCCATGGCAAGCGTGCGCTGGCCGGGTTTGGCTCGGCCAAGGGCAGCAATGAAGAGGCCTACCTGTTCCAGAAGCTGGTGCGCACCGGCTTCGGCAGCAACAACGTCGACCACTGCACGCGGCTGTGCCATGCCTCGTCGGTGGCGGCGCTGCTGGAAGGGATCGGCTCCGGCGCGGTGTCGAACCCGGTGATGGATGTCGACAAGGCCGAAGTGGTGATCGTGATCGGCGCCAACCCGACCGTGAACCATCCGGTCGCGGCCAGCTGGATCAAGAACGCCGTCAAGAACGGCACCAGGCTGATCGTGGCCGACCCGCGCCGCTCGGACCTGGCGCGCTTTGCCTGGCGCTTCCTGCAGTTCAAGCCCGATGCCGACGTCGCGCTGCTCAACGCGATGATGCATGTGATCGTCAACGAAGGCCTGGTCGATCGCGACTTCATCGACAGCCGCACCATCGGCTTCGACGAACTGCAGCGCAACGTGGCCGCCTACAGCCCCGAGCTGATGGCGCCGATCTGCGGCATCGACGCTGAAACCATCCGCGAGGTGGCGCGCGCCTATGCCACCTCGAAGGCTTCGATGATCCTGTGGGGCATGGGCGTGTCGCAGCACGTGCATGGCACCGACAACGCGCGCTGCCTGATCGCGCTGGCGCTGATGACCGGGCAGATCGGCCGGCCCGGCACCGGCCTGCATCCGCTGCGCGGCCAGAACAACGTGCAGGGCGCCTCCGACGCTGGCCTGATCCCGATGATGTACCCGGACTACCGGCGCGTCGACGACCCGCTGGCGATCGCCAGCTTCGAGGCGCTGTGGGGCATGCCGCTGGACCGCCAGCCGGGCCTGACCGTGGTCGAGGTGATGCAGGCGATCGAGCGTGGCGAGGTGCGCGGCATGTACATCATGGGCGAGAACCCGGCGATGTCCGATCCCGACGCCGAGCATGCGCGTGAAGCACTGGCATCGCTCGACCACCTGGTGGTGCAGGATATCTTCCTGACCGAGACGGCATACCTGGCGGACGTGGTGCTGCCGGCCTCGGCCTTCCCGGAAAAGACCGGCACCTTCACCAACACCGACCGCACCGTGCAGCTCGGCCGGCAGGCGCTGGACCCGCCGGGACAGGCGCGCCAGGACCTGTGGATCATCCAGCAGATGGCGGCGCAGCTGGGGCTGGACTGGCACTACACCGGCGTCGCCGACGTGTTCGACGAGATGCGCCTGGCCATGCCCAGCATCGGCGGCGTGACCTGGGAGCGGCTGGAGCGCGAGCACGCGGTGACCTACCCGTGCAAGGAAGAGGGCGACCCGGGCGAGCCGGTGATCTTCACGGACAGCTTCCCGACCGCGACCGGGCGGGGGCGCTTTGTCCCCGCCGACATCATCCCGGCCGCGGAGCGTCCCGATGCGGATTACCCGATGGTGCTGATCACCGGGCGCCAGCTGGAACACTGGCATACCGGCAGCATGACGCGGCGCGCAGGGGTGCTCGATGCAATCGAGCCGGACCCGGTGGCGCTGGTGCATCCACTGGATCTGGATGCACTCGGCGGCAAGCCAGGGGACGTGGTCACGCTGTCGTCGCGGCGCGGCGAGGTCACGCTGTATGCGCGCGCCGATGCCGGCACGCCGCGCGGCGCCGTGTTCGTGCCGTTCTGCTACTACGAGGCGGCGATCAACAAGCTGACCAACGCGGCGCTGGACCCGTTCGGCAAGATTCCGGAGTTCAAGTATTGCGCGATCCGGATGACAGCGGGCGGAGCCGCGCCGGTGCAGTCCAGCTATGGCGGCGGGCAGATACTGGAGCCGGCTTCCGCGTAA
- a CDS encoding NADH-ubiquinone oxidoreductase-F iron-sulfur binding region domain-containing protein — MNQVVIPLEATGLGRQRKRRQPKGRQVDAAALAEVRVALGEMPRRRDLLIEHLHCINDRYGQLAMPHLVALASELRLSMTEVYEVATFYHHFDVVREDADGQIAPPPALTVRVCEGIACELAGAQALIDKLPALLGTEVRVVAAPCIGRCEKAPAALVGQNPVDAATAEAIGAAVQAGAVRHAPEPYIDYDAYRRDGGYALLKSLASGALDPAAVLATMEDSGLRGLGGAGFPTGRKWRIVRGEAAPRLMAINIDEGEPGTFKDRVYLERDPHRFLEGMLVAAHVVDVAAIYIYLRDEYAGCRALLTEALQQLQQDPPVPGLPRIELRRGAGAYICGEESAMIESIEGKRGMPRLRPPYVAQVGLFGRPTLEHNFETLYWVRDIIEKGAGWFAAQGRNGRKGLRSFSVSGRVKRPGVHLAPAGITVRELIDEYCGGMLDGHAFYGYLPGGASGGILPAALGNIPLDFDTLQPYGCFIGSAAIVILSDHDSATQAARNLMHFFKHESCGQCTPCRSGTAKTLDLIRQPKWDLAALDDLSAVMRDASICGLGQAAPNPVDCVIKYFPHELA; from the coding sequence ATGAACCAGGTTGTCATTCCCCTCGAGGCGACGGGGCTCGGCCGGCAGCGCAAGCGCCGCCAGCCCAAGGGCCGGCAGGTCGACGCGGCCGCGCTGGCCGAAGTGCGCGTGGCGCTGGGCGAGATGCCGCGCCGGCGCGACCTGCTGATCGAGCACCTGCACTGCATCAACGACCGCTACGGCCAGCTCGCCATGCCGCACCTGGTGGCGCTGGCCAGCGAGCTGCGCCTGTCGATGACCGAGGTCTACGAGGTCGCCACCTTCTACCACCACTTCGACGTGGTGCGCGAGGACGCCGACGGCCAGATCGCGCCGCCGCCCGCGCTGACCGTGCGCGTGTGCGAAGGCATTGCCTGCGAGCTGGCCGGCGCGCAGGCCCTGATCGACAAGCTGCCGGCGCTGCTCGGCACCGAGGTGCGCGTGGTCGCCGCGCCCTGCATCGGCCGCTGCGAGAAGGCGCCCGCGGCGCTGGTCGGACAGAACCCGGTCGATGCCGCGACCGCCGAGGCCATCGGCGCCGCGGTGCAGGCCGGGGCGGTGCGCCATGCGCCCGAACCCTATATCGACTACGACGCCTACCGCCGCGACGGTGGCTATGCCCTGCTGAAGTCCCTGGCCAGCGGCGCCCTGGACCCGGCCGCGGTGCTGGCCACGATGGAGGATTCCGGCCTGCGCGGCCTGGGCGGCGCGGGCTTCCCGACCGGGCGCAAATGGCGCATCGTGCGCGGCGAGGCCGCGCCCCGGCTGATGGCCATCAATATCGACGAGGGCGAGCCCGGCACCTTCAAGGACCGCGTCTACCTGGAACGCGATCCGCACCGCTTCCTCGAAGGCATGCTGGTCGCGGCGCACGTGGTCGACGTGGCGGCGATCTACATCTACCTGCGCGACGAATATGCCGGCTGCCGCGCGCTGCTCACCGAAGCCTTGCAGCAGCTGCAGCAGGACCCGCCGGTCCCGGGGCTGCCGCGCATCGAGCTGCGCCGCGGCGCGGGCGCGTATATCTGCGGCGAAGAATCGGCCATGATCGAATCGATCGAAGGCAAGCGCGGCATGCCGCGGCTGCGCCCGCCCTATGTGGCGCAGGTGGGGCTGTTCGGCCGGCCCACGCTGGAGCACAACTTCGAAACCCTGTACTGGGTGCGCGACATCATCGAGAAGGGCGCCGGCTGGTTTGCCGCGCAGGGGCGCAACGGGCGCAAGGGGCTGCGCTCGTTCTCGGTCTCGGGCCGCGTGAAACGCCCCGGCGTGCACCTGGCGCCGGCGGGCATCACGGTGCGCGAGCTGATCGACGAATACTGCGGCGGCATGCTCGACGGCCATGCATTCTACGGCTACCTGCCCGGCGGCGCGTCGGGCGGCATCCTGCCGGCGGCGCTGGGCAATATCCCGCTGGACTTCGACACGCTGCAGCCCTATGGCTGCTTTATCGGCTCGGCCGCGATCGTGATCCTGTCCGACCACGACAGCGCCACGCAGGCGGCGCGCAACCTGATGCACTTCTTCAAGCACGAGTCGTGCGGGCAATGCACGCCGTGCCGCAGCGGCACGGCCAAGACGCTCGACCTGATCCGCCAGCCCAAGTGGGACCTGGCCGCGCTGGACGACCTGTCCGCGGTGATGCGCGACGCCTCGATCTGCGGCCTGGGACAAGCCGCGCCGAACCCGGTCGACTGCGTGATCAAGTACTTCCCGCACGAACTGGCCTGA
- the oxlT gene encoding oxalate/formate MFS antiporter, producing MELQQTESTSRFASPWVQLVFGVICMAMIANMQYGWTLFVNPIDDKYGWGRTAIQVAFTIFVVTETWLVPIEGYLVDKYGPRPVVVGGGLLCAVAWALNSVASSLPMLYFAAAIGGLGAGAVYGTCVGNALKWFPNRRGLAAGITAAGFGAGSALTVVPIANMIKTSGYEAAFLWFGLGQGLVVFILGMALYPPSARILSEVKTTLKAAATYNASPREVLKSPIFWVMYAMFVMMAAGGLMATAQLGPIAKDFGLHEAPISILGLTLPALTFALTIDRVLNGLTRPFFGWISDHIGRERTMFFAFGVEAVGILLLSKYGYHPVAFVILTGVVFFAWGEIYSLFPATCGDTFGPKFAATNAGLLYTAKGTAALLVPFSSVITAATGSWHAVFMVASGMAALTAVMALFVLKPMREAHVRKYVHANTAAPMGYRTVPEDLT from the coding sequence ATGGAATTGCAGCAGACGGAGTCCACGTCGCGCTTTGCGTCGCCGTGGGTGCAACTGGTATTCGGCGTGATCTGCATGGCGATGATCGCCAACATGCAATATGGCTGGACCCTGTTCGTCAACCCGATCGACGACAAATATGGCTGGGGTCGCACCGCGATCCAGGTAGCCTTCACCATCTTCGTTGTTACCGAAACCTGGCTGGTGCCGATCGAAGGCTACCTGGTCGACAAGTACGGCCCGCGCCCGGTGGTGGTGGGTGGCGGCCTGCTGTGCGCGGTGGCCTGGGCGCTGAATTCGGTGGCATCGTCGCTGCCCATGCTTTACTTCGCAGCGGCCATCGGCGGCCTGGGCGCCGGCGCGGTGTATGGCACGTGCGTGGGCAATGCGCTGAAGTGGTTCCCCAATCGCCGCGGGCTGGCGGCGGGGATCACCGCGGCCGGCTTCGGTGCCGGCTCGGCGCTGACCGTGGTGCCGATCGCCAACATGATCAAGACCTCGGGCTATGAGGCGGCGTTCCTGTGGTTCGGGCTGGGCCAGGGGCTGGTGGTGTTCATCCTGGGCATGGCCCTGTACCCGCCGTCGGCCAGGATCCTCAGCGAGGTCAAGACCACGCTGAAGGCTGCCGCCACCTACAACGCGTCGCCGCGCGAGGTGCTGAAGTCGCCGATCTTCTGGGTCATGTACGCGATGTTCGTGATGATGGCCGCCGGCGGCCTGATGGCCACCGCGCAGCTGGGCCCGATCGCCAAGGACTTCGGCCTGCACGAAGCGCCCATCTCCATCCTCGGCCTGACCCTGCCGGCGCTGACCTTCGCGCTGACCATCGACCGCGTGCTCAATGGCCTGACGCGTCCGTTCTTCGGCTGGATCTCGGACCATATCGGGCGCGAGCGCACCATGTTCTTTGCGTTCGGCGTCGAGGCCGTCGGCATCCTGCTGCTGTCGAAGTACGGCTACCATCCGGTTGCCTTCGTGATCCTGACCGGCGTCGTGTTCTTCGCCTGGGGCGAGATCTACAGCCTGTTCCCGGCCACCTGCGGCGACACCTTCGGGCCCAAGTTTGCCGCCACCAACGCGGGCCTGCTGTACACCGCCAAGGGCACGGCCGCCTTGCTGGTGCCGTTCTCCAGCGTGATCACGGCCGCCACCGGCAGCTGGCATGCGGTCTTCATGGTGGCCTCCGGCATGGCGGCACTGACCGCGGTGATGGCGCTGTTCGTGCTCAAGCCGATGCGCGAGGCGCATGTGCGCAAGTACGTGCATGCCAACACCGCGGCGCCGATGGGCTATCGTACCGTGCCTGAAGACCTGACCTGA
- a CDS encoding LysR family transcriptional regulator codes for MNISLPQLKAFAAVARHKSFTRAAVELGLTQSAVSRSVRELEEEIDQRLFDRTTRQVELTDAGQHLSQRICHLIEEVEQTLRDSQSASRPCQGLVQIASDPVLSSMSLPTWLAGCRQAWPAIDIHLKDRSQESVLQSVRSGEVDFGIATDPRAGDDLYCEPLCVDDYHAVLPARHPLAQHDTVGWGDLCDASVLTLDQQCGMQPAVERALSSYHVRAGSLQLLGHFAAVFGMVALGLGIGVVPSRAQAGGMHPAAVMRPLRPQVTSTVMLVRRKSRSLKPNAAAIWDALRGQEYQEPPMRRREPTAA; via the coding sequence ATGAATATCTCGCTGCCGCAACTGAAGGCCTTTGCCGCCGTGGCGCGGCACAAGAGCTTTACCCGCGCCGCGGTGGAACTGGGCCTGACGCAGTCGGCGGTCAGCCGCAGCGTGCGCGAACTGGAAGAAGAGATCGACCAGCGGCTGTTCGACCGCACCACGCGCCAGGTGGAGCTGACCGACGCGGGCCAGCACCTGTCGCAGCGCATCTGCCACCTGATCGAGGAAGTGGAGCAGACCTTGCGCGACAGCCAGAGCGCCAGCCGGCCCTGCCAGGGCCTGGTGCAGATCGCGTCGGACCCGGTGCTGAGTTCGATGTCGCTGCCGACCTGGCTTGCCGGGTGCCGCCAGGCGTGGCCGGCGATCGACATCCACCTGAAGGACCGTTCGCAGGAATCGGTGCTGCAGAGCGTGCGCAGCGGCGAGGTCGATTTCGGCATCGCCACCGATCCGCGCGCCGGCGATGACTTGTACTGCGAGCCATTGTGTGTCGATGACTATCACGCCGTGCTGCCCGCCAGGCACCCGCTGGCCCAGCACGATACCGTAGGGTGGGGGGATTTGTGCGATGCCAGCGTGCTGACGCTGGACCAGCAATGCGGCATGCAGCCCGCGGTCGAAAGGGCGCTCAGCAGCTACCACGTGCGCGCGGGCTCGCTGCAGTTGCTGGGCCATTTTGCCGCGGTGTTCGGCATGGTGGCGCTGGGACTGGGCATCGGCGTGGTGCCGTCGCGGGCGCAGGCCGGCGGCATGCATCCGGCCGCCGTGATGCGGCCGCTGCGGCCACAGGTGACATCGACCGTGATGCTGGTGCGGCGCAAGAGCCGCTCGCTCAAGCCCAACGCGGCCGCGATCTGGGACGCCTTGCGCGGGCAGGAGTACCAGGAGCCGCCGATGCGCCGCCGCGAACCCACGGCGGCATGA
- a CDS encoding LysR family transcriptional regulator, translating into MKNATLRQLKVFETVARHMSFSRAAEELHLTQPAVSTQVRQLEHHVGLPLFEQLGKKIYLTPAGHEMLHYSRSIIQQFREAEDAMSQLKGISGGRLNVAVISAGDYFFPRLLAEFMDRHEGVTLNLAVHNREELLHQLAGNLTDLAVMVRPPEGMDTVNEAFAPHPYVIVAAPSHPLVGVRDIPLAELADEAFVSREKGSDTWNSMQEGFAGRLSNMRIAMEIKSTETIKQAVIANMGIAFLSAHTVGLELQAGKLAVLDIEGFPVMLNWYVVHRKNKRLPPVALAFKQFLMEEGADLIQAITGVAGLIRHDA; encoded by the coding sequence ATGAAGAACGCCACGCTGCGGCAGCTGAAGGTCTTCGAGACCGTTGCCCGCCATATGAGCTTTTCCCGCGCCGCCGAGGAACTGCACCTGACCCAGCCCGCGGTGTCGACCCAGGTGCGGCAACTGGAGCACCACGTGGGGCTGCCGCTGTTCGAGCAGCTCGGCAAGAAGATCTACCTGACGCCGGCGGGCCATGAAATGCTGCATTACAGCCGCAGCATCATCCAGCAGTTCCGCGAAGCCGAGGACGCCATGTCGCAACTCAAGGGCATCTCGGGCGGCCGCCTCAATGTCGCGGTGATCAGCGCTGGCGATTACTTCTTCCCGCGGCTGCTGGCCGAGTTCATGGACCGCCACGAGGGCGTGACGCTGAACCTGGCCGTGCACAACCGCGAGGAACTGCTGCACCAGCTGGCCGGCAACCTGACCGACCTGGCCGTGATGGTGCGCCCGCCCGAGGGCATGGACACCGTCAACGAGGCCTTTGCCCCGCACCCCTACGTGATCGTCGCCGCGCCCAGCCACCCGCTGGTGGGCGTGCGCGATATCCCGCTTGCCGAGCTGGCCGACGAAGCCTTTGTCTCGCGCGAGAAGGGCTCGGACACCTGGAACTCGATGCAGGAAGGCTTTGCCGGCCGGCTGTCGAATATGCGCATCGCGATGGAGATCAAGAGCACCGAGACCATCAAGCAGGCCGTGATCGCGAATATGGGCATCGCCTTCCTGTCGGCCCATACCGTCGGCCTGGAGCTGCAGGCGGGCAAGCTCGCCGTGCTCGATATCGAAGGCTTCCCGGTGATGCTCAACTGGTACGTGGTGCACCGCAAGAACAAGCGGCTGCCGCCGGTGGCGCTGGCATTCAAGCAGTTCCTGATGGAGGAAGGCGCCGACCTGATCCAGGCCATCACCGGCGTGGCAGGGCTGATCCGCCACGATGCATAA
- a CDS encoding DUF2269 family protein — MDYVTLKWLHIMSATFLFGTGVGSAFYLVGATLTRNVRTVAATARMVVIADWIFTASTAILQPLTGYALVKMAGFSWSVPWLKWSVVLYAIAIACWLPVVWLQKRMRDVALECTGPQLPRAYWRLFWWWFGLGFPALFSFLAIFYLMVAKVS; from the coding sequence ATGGACTACGTCACGCTGAAATGGCTGCACATCATGTCGGCCACCTTCCTGTTCGGCACCGGCGTGGGCAGCGCCTTCTACCTGGTCGGCGCGACGCTGACGCGCAATGTCCGCACCGTCGCCGCGACCGCGCGCATGGTGGTGATCGCCGACTGGATCTTCACCGCCTCCACCGCCATCCTGCAGCCGCTGACCGGCTATGCGCTGGTGAAGATGGCCGGGTTCTCGTGGTCGGTGCCGTGGCTGAAGTGGTCGGTGGTGCTTTACGCCATCGCCATTGCCTGCTGGCTGCCGGTGGTCTGGCTGCAGAAGCGCATGCGCGACGTGGCGCTGGAGTGCACCGGCCCTCAGTTGCCGCGCGCTTACTGGCGCCTGTTCTGGTGGTGGTTCGGGCTGGGCTTTCCGGCGCTGTTCTCGTTCCTGGCCATTTTCTACCTGATGGTGGCCAAGGTCAGTTGA
- a CDS encoding SDR family oxidoreductase: MLAGGFHVIAGVRRVPAHDAPEAPQRGHASTASEFRAVDFARMTAAADWAPLLADVDAVVNLVGIFRETATQRFDVLHRAAPQALFDACQRQGVRLVVQMSALGADEHALTDFHRSKRSADQHLLGLGIDAAVLQPSLVFGADGTSAQLFCALATLPCLALPGGGRQPVQPVHVDDVAQAIVALLAQWGGEAPWRCGRLALVGPAPMPLAGYLDALRHGLGLRGKAWLLPLPRALARAVMPLAERASGGVLGRDALTMLEQGNVADPSGLARVLGRPPLAVTAFIPPGLRSALRAQALQRWIHPLLRWSVAFVWIVTAAVSLGLYPVADSYALLARAGVPPALQPLALYGAALLDLVFGVLCVLPRRPRWLWLAQIALILGYTAIISVRLPEFWLHPYGPLSKNVPMLAVLWWLHLTEERAWTTSR, from the coding sequence ATGCTGGCTGGAGGATTCCATGTGATAGCGGGTGTGCGGCGCGTGCCTGCGCACGATGCACCCGAAGCGCCGCAGCGCGGCCATGCCAGCACGGCAAGCGAATTTCGTGCCGTCGATTTCGCGCGGATGACGGCGGCCGCGGACTGGGCGCCGCTGCTGGCGGACGTCGACGCGGTGGTCAACCTGGTCGGCATTTTTCGCGAGACCGCCACGCAGCGCTTCGACGTGCTGCACCGCGCCGCGCCGCAGGCGCTGTTCGATGCCTGCCAGCGGCAGGGGGTGCGGCTGGTGGTGCAGATGTCGGCGCTGGGTGCCGACGAACACGCGCTGACCGACTTCCATCGCAGCAAGCGCAGCGCCGACCAGCACCTGCTCGGGCTTGGCATCGACGCCGCCGTGCTGCAGCCGTCGCTGGTCTTCGGCGCAGACGGCACCAGCGCGCAGCTGTTCTGCGCGCTGGCGACGCTGCCCTGCCTGGCACTGCCCGGCGGCGGCAGGCAGCCGGTGCAGCCGGTCCATGTCGACGATGTGGCGCAGGCCATCGTGGCCTTGCTGGCGCAATGGGGCGGCGAAGCGCCATGGCGTTGCGGCCGGCTGGCGCTGGTGGGGCCGGCGCCGATGCCGCTGGCCGGCTACCTGGATGCGCTGCGCCATGGCCTGGGTTTGCGCGGCAAGGCCTGGCTGTTGCCGCTGCCGCGCGCGCTGGCCCGGGCGGTGATGCCGCTGGCCGAACGCGCCAGCGGCGGCGTGCTAGGGCGCGATGCGCTGACCATGCTGGAGCAGGGCAACGTGGCCGATCCGTCCGGGCTCGCGCGCGTGCTCGGGCGGCCGCCGCTGGCCGTCACCGCATTCATCCCCCCGGGGCTGCGCAGCGCGTTGCGCGCGCAGGCGCTGCAGCGCTGGATCCATCCGCTGTTGCGCTGGAGCGTGGCGTTCGTGTGGATCGTCACCGCCGCGGTGTCGCTGGGGCTGTACCCGGTGGCCGACAGCTATGCGCTGCTTGCGCGCGCGGGCGTGCCGCCGGCGCTGCAGCCGCTGGCGCTCTATGGCGCGGCGCTGCTCGACCTGGTGTTCGGCGTGCTGTGCGTGCTGCCGCGGCGCCCGCGCTGGCTGTGGCTGGCGCAGATCGCGCTGATCCTGGGCTATACCGCCATCATCAGCGTGCGCCTGCCGGAATTCTGGCTGCATCCCTATGGCCCGCTCAGCAAGAACGTGCCGATGCTGGCCGTGCTGTGGTGGCTGCACCTGACCGAGGAACGGGCATGGACTACGTCACGCTGA